From the genome of Methanoregula boonei 6A8:
GGTCTTCCGGTTGAGAGCGATATACACAAGGGTCAGGCCCTCTTCAATCCAGTACTGGTCGAGAAGATCGTAGCCGGCGGGGATCTCGGCCTTCACAAGCGGGCCGTGCCGTGCAGGATCGTACTCCTCCTCTGGCAGTTTATCACGGCCTTTAAGGAACCGGAAATAATGCCGGTAGCTCGCCTCGCGGATGCCGGATGACTGCAGGGCGGTGCCGGTATCTCCCGCCAAAGGTTGCGGGGTACCTGCACCCTTCACGGCCATCCCGGCCCGGGACCGGTATTCCCGGAGTCTGGTAAAAAGATCTGAAACCTTCATGCGTCCATCCTCGCGTGGTACCCCGTATTTCTGTTTATAGTTCGGCAGACACTCATATAAATAGTGTTTCCAAAGGAAACGTCGGCCAAACGGGCAGCGATACGGGAGGGCGTTTGCGGCGATTCCGGCACCGACTCGTCGCAGAATGACAGATATCTTTATCTGTGCGCCCATGAGAGTTTTAGAAAAAAACGGCAAGAAGATATACGGAGTACCGGATGCAGGAATCACAGGAAACCAGAATGCCCACCGGGATCGCATCGCTCGATCCTATCCTTGATGGGGGCGTCCCGCCGGGAACCCTGACCCTCCTTTTTGGCGATATCGGGGCCGGACACTACGAATTTGCCTACAGCTCCACGGTAAACTCCCTTGCAGAGATGCACCGGGTTCCCGGGGCCGGTATCCTGTACCCCAAAAAGATCCTGTACATCACGTTTACCCGGCTGGAGGCCGATATCAGGCGCGAGATCGTCCAGTCGTTTCCCACCGGTTCAGTGCCCGGCGGGATGGAGGGGATCGCGTTTGAGGATCTCTCGGATCTCTATTTCGACCGGAGCATTGTGCCGGACTCCTGGTACAGCCGCAGTGATACGCTGACCCGGCTCCAGAAGCGCTCCGAACATGCCAACATCTTCATGCGGCTCACGGAAATATTTGCGGCAGCAGAGCCGGAGACTATGATCATCCTCGATTCGATCACCGATATTGCAACCCAGACAAACCTTCCCAATCTCTGGGCAGACCTGACCGGTTTTCTCCGGGGCCTCCAGCGGTTTGCAAAGACAAAACGCCTGGCCATCTACCTGCTGCTCAGCCGGGGGATCATCGAACAGGCAAAGGAGATCGAACTGGCCGATATCGCCGATGCCGTATTTTTGTTCCGGTGGGAGGAGAGCACCGGCTCGCGGCGCCAGCGGGTGATGTATTTCGAGAAGTTCCGGGGGGTCATGCCGCATCTCGAAGAGCAGGACCTGGTGAAATTTGCCGTCAGGATCTCCACCACCGGGGGATTTGAAGTGAGCAATATCAGGATGGTCATATGAACAGCGACAGGGTGAAAATGGGAATCCCCGGGCTTGACGAAATGCTCGGAGGCGGGCTGCTTGCAGGGAACATCTGTGCCGTCATCGGGACGTACGGTACCGGAAAAACTACCTTTTCGCTGAACTTTATCTGGGACGGGCTTAAACGGGGCGAGCGGGCGATCTATATCAGCCTCGAAGAACGGGAGGACCGCCTGCTCCAGTACATGAAACAGAAAGGCTGGGACGTGGAGCCGTACCTCAACAAATCCCTCTTTATCATCAAGCTCGACCCAACGGATTTCAACCTCGCGAACAACCGGATCAAAAACGAGCTCCCCAACCTGATCAGCGAGGTAAAGGCGAGCCGGGTGGTGATCGATCCGATCTCGCTCTTTGAAGACCTTTTTTCAAGCGATGCCGAAAGGCGGCGCGAAATGTTCCGGTTTATCGACGGGCTGCGGGAAAAGAATTGCACCATGATGATGACCTCCGAGACCAACAGCGACAATGTCTTTTCGAGCCGTCACGGACTCATCGAATACCTGGCAGATACGGTCATCCTGCTCCGCTATGTCCGCTCAAGCGATCTCACCGATGTCTACCTGGCGCTTGAAGTGGTCAAGATGCGGATGTCGTCTCATTCCCGGGAGATCAAGCCTTACGCGATCGAGCAGACGCAGGTCACGGTCTTCTCGGAAGCAAACGTGTTTTGAAGCCGTACATTCCGTTACGGCCCTTCCCTTTTTTCTCACCGTGTTACCCTGCAAGGTAACCCAGGATATGAGGGATGAGCACCGAGGTATTGTTAAGGACGACAATTGTGTACATCACGATCAGCGCTGCATACAATGCCATGCCCGATCCTTTTATTCGGGCCTCTGCATTGAGTGCAACGGGGATAATACAGAGGACAATGCCTATTTTGAGAAGAATGTGCAGGGCCGGGGTTGTAACAATCCCCGTCATTACTGGGTTGAGTTCCATCCCGCCCATATGCAGGATGAGCTGAGTGGTCAGGATGTCAAGGAGGAAAAGGTCTGCAAGGACAAGCGAGAGCAGAATGATCCATGTAAATACCCCGGTACCTGGCCCTACATTCCGGGGGAAGAGACCGATATCGGCCTGTATGAGGTCTTCCGCCATATTTCACAATTGATGGCACCATATTAAATATTTTTCTTTGTTAACATAAGCGATATCCTTTGATTTTATGAGAAATTCTCGCGTATTTGATGCATATTTGGAGATATAAGTACATATTTGTTGGTTAATACCTTTCTTTTGTCAAGAGACTTAAGTTAATTTTTATGCCTCACGAGCCACCATGGAATAGGTACAGCGGCAAACAGTCATGCAGCAAGGAGAGAGAACTCAGTAGATTTCCCGCGGATAGTTCCCCAGAGTAAAGTCTCAAGGCAACAGAGAGACTGAAAAACTGGGATCCTTTCACCAACCATAGGAAAGGATTCGGAAAGAAGATCAAAAATGCCGTATCCTTAAAAATCAGATGTGGGATCGTTTTCCCGGACCGATTCTATGATCTTCAGAGACAGATCAAGCAGATTTTCTAGGGATGACCGTGTAGTACGATTCACCGGCACAGTTCCTGCAGAATACAGCTCCATCCCGGACAATCTGCCGGTTATCGGAGATCTGCTCTCCGCATACACTGCACACTGCATTCCCCACGGGAAGCCCGGGGAGATCTTCCCGGGGGATGGCAAGCCGGACCTGTTCAATCTTCAGGATCTCTTCTTCGGGAATACAGGAGAGTACCGTGATGAGCTCTTTTCGATCGATCTTGTCATGTTCGGCCCGGTTCTTCTCGTGGACCGAGACACGGATAGTTTTTCCGGTCGTGGTATTTACAAACGTTGCAGCGAATTTCCCGAAATCCTTGTGTTTGAGACTGCGGTGGCCCAGGGAACAGCCGGTAATGGCCTGGACGGCATCGGTGCCGCACCGGTCGATCTCCATGAACACGATCAGGTTGTGAATCGGTTCGTGGGGATTTATCCCCACTTCGCGGAGGCCGGCGAGGGTAAGCCGTGTCCCAAGAACAATGCCGGGGCAGACGTGCCCGTGGAACTCTTTTGCTTTGTTGAATAGTATGTCGTAGTCGCTCATTTCGGTCACTATCCTTGTCACGGGGTATTCCGGGATTTACGGGATCCCGAACCCCGGATATTTGTTGATTTCACCGCAGATTGTCCCTGCGTCCACCAGATGTGGGCCCCCAGAGTCTCGCCCCCCAGTACAAAACCGTCTCCTTCCTCACGCAATACGGACTGGAAATAATTCCGGACAGTCTCCTCGTGGGCGGTTGTTGAGCATTTCAGTCTCCCGGAAAACTCAGCAACTGCATCGTCAACGGACGCGTAGACTGACGGAGGAAATTTCGTCTCAACTTCGAGGTTGGCATAGATACCCATCTCGCAAAGCACCTGCCAGAGCCAGTCTGCTGTAGGCTCACCGGGAAATTCCCCGCCATGAAGAAGCGGCCAGAGATCCCTGTTTACCTGAACCCATGCAGGAGGGGTCATGAACCAGAAAAGATGGATGGTCCCGGCACAGCACTCCACCATCTTTGCCAGGGCTTTACCGATATCCATCATGGTCAGTGAATATGAGGCAATGACGACATCGAACGGTTCCCCGAGTTCCTGTACCGTGATATCTTCCCAGCGCTTGGGGATTACTCTGATATCTTCGGCATTCCGCTCGCGCATGTTTTCGGCAAGAGCTTCCCGCATAACCGGTGACGGTTCAACCGCCGTGACTCGGCACCCCCGGGCCGCAAGCGGCACTGCGTAGGTTCCCGGCCCGGTCCCGATATCAAGAACACGGGCTCCTTTTGGAACACTAAGGGCGGCTGCACGGGTCTCATCATCCCTGTCATGCTTTTTTCTGCCTTTCATATAAACGGCATTGATCATCTCCTTGTTTGCCCAGAACTGCCGGGCATTCCCATATACCGGGACAGCGCAATGAGCCAGTTTCAGCTGCCGCCACTGCTCCCTCCAGAAGAATGGATCACGGGGAAAGGGTGAAGATCCCGATAGTGGGGAGGTGAAAAGACGTTCCGGCTTTATGGATTTGGGCATTTTTTACATAACCCCTTCTTTGTTTGGAGATTTCATCTGCATTCGATTACCGGCTACTGATCTACTGCAGCCCACCAGATGTGGGCACCGAGCGCCCGGCCATTCAAGAAATATCCTTTTTCGCTTTTTGCCAGTGTCCGGGCGAAGTATGTGCGGAGGATTGCATCCTGTTCCGCGGTCGTGCAGTTCATGCGATCGTGGAATTCCGTGACCGCCTCTTCGATGGAGGGATAGTACGCCGGGTTGCACCCGCCCTCAACCGAGAGATGTGCATAAATCCCCATTTCATAGAGCACCTGCCAGAGGCAGTCCGCAGTTGGCTCACCGTAAAATGCGGTGCCATGGATCTCTTTCCATACCCCGGCATTGACCTGCGCCCAGAGCGGCTGGGTCAAAAACCAGAAGATATGGGTGGTGCCACGGCAGGCATGCTGCATTTTTAGAACGGCCTCACCGATATCGGCAACCATGAGACTGTAGGATGCGATGACTGCATCGTACGGCTCACCGAGATCTTCCCGTGTCACATCCTCCCATCGCTTTGGGATCAGGGTGATCTCCCGGGTTTTCTGCCCTCGCTGGTACTCGGTAAGGGCTTCTCCCATCAGGGGTGAGGGTTCCACTGCGATGACTTCGCACCCGCGTGCAGCAAGAGGCACGCTGAGAACCCCAGTTCCGGCCCCGATTTCAAGAACCCGTGAGCCATTTTTTATTCCCATTCCATTGATCCGGGTCTCTGCCTGCTCCCTCCATTCGTTAAGATCACCGATAAAATGTTTTTTTATTCCTTTTTTATCATTCCAGAAACTGTTGTCTTCACTTTTCCGTGATTCAAGCAGGGCCAGACGCTGCGCTTTCCACCGGTCGCGCCAGTATGTCCGCTCTTGGGTCACCGCCGAACAGGTTGGCAGAACGAGATCCGGGATCATATCCGAATAATTGTATTGATTTCGGTATTTATTAAATACAATGATTAAACATTTTCAGGCAAGGTCGAGAGTCTTCATCCGTTTCTCCAGCGCGAGTTCCTGTACTAGGAATGCGATCTGCTCATCGGTAAACTCGTCCCGGATAGAATCCGCATAAAAATACAGGTAATCATCTGCGCTAAACACGGTATCGAAATCAGACTCCGGGGTTTTGTCGCAACTTCTTACCTCCGTCATTTCAAAACTCCTGCATCTCCTTTATCCTGATTCCAGGTTTTCCTGTGAGGTCCATTGGTTGATCGCGTCATTTGCGAAACGGTAAGAACCTGCTTTTTATGAAAGTGTACCTTCCATCTCACGCTCATACCGCTCCTGCTCACCGGCAAGCGAGTAGCGGAACTGCGCCGGGTGGAGGCAGTTTGCTACATCCATGAGACCCAGTGCCCAGCTTATTGTCCCGTCCGCATGACTGCTGTTGAGCATATACACACGATTCGTATCAAGTGCCCGGCAGTGAATCCCGAGATCCCGGCAGGTTGTAATAAAATCGGAAACCGGGGGGGCAAAATGGCCTGATACGAGGATTACCTCCGGGTCAAGCCGGTTGATTTCCTCGACGGAATATTCGGGATTTTTACTTTCCGTGAAGCCGAGCTCGCGGTTGAGGCTTCTCCCCCCTGCAATCTCGATCAGCTGGTTTACCGGCTTTGCCGCGTATAGCGGGAAGAGCGGGTGGCTGAGCACTGCGTAAACCCGGGGCTTCCCGGTAACCGGCGCTTTTTCCTGCACTTCGTCCCTCACATCCAAGATGTACCGGGCGAGCCGGTCCGCCCGCTCTTCCCGGTGAACGAGCGTTGCAAGGTACCGGACCATATCGAGATATGCATCTATGCTGCCGGTGTGGGTGGAAAAATCGGTGAGATAGCCGTTTGTAATCAGCGTGTTTGAAACACGGTCAATTACTTTTTCATCGGTGACCCCGAGGGTAGCGAGAATACCGCTTGCGACCCGCGCCCCCATGATTGAGCGATATCCCCCAAGAACCTGGACTTCTCCTTCGAATATCGGATCGATCGTACCCGTACACGGGAACCGGTATCCGCAGCTGCATATACCGTCAGGATGACAGGATAGTACCCGTGCTGCCATGGGCCCAAAGAAGACCCGGTGGATGAGAATTTTCCCGCAGACCGGGCACCGGGTGTCGAGCTCCGTTGTCGCGGGGGTATTGAACAGGTACACGTGATCAAGGTAGTTCCGCAGGGTCGTGCAGAGTGCTTCCCCTTGTGCCCGCGTCGGGGCGATCGGCTCGAGATCCGGATGCGTCGCCATGAAACGCATGACCTGGAAGGGAATGGATGGCGAGATCGCACGGACACGCTCTGCGGCCCCGGTAACTTCCTGCTCCCTCCCATTAAGGTACATGACCGAGACCTCTACGGATATGCCATTATCGTACAGGATCTTCAGGTTCCGGTAGACCGGGGCGGATGATACGGCACCGCATTCCCGGTACCGCTCATCCGATGATCCCTTGAGGCCGATGTTGACAAAATCCAGGTACGGGAGCAGGCTTTGCAGGGTCTCCGGTGTCATGTAGCCATTGCTGGAGCAGCCGACAAGGAGCCCCGCGCTCTTTGCTGCCTTTGCGACCCGGAGAAACGTGGGAAAGGACACGGCAGGTTCGTTGAGACAGAACGTGATACCCCGGCAGGAATACTCCCGGGCAATCGACAGGATCTCCTCCGGGGGATGCGGGACAAGTACCTCCTGCAGAGTCCCGGGCCGGGTGGTCTGGAACTCTGAGATACAGCCGTCACAGGCAAAGTTACAGCCCATGGTACTGATCAACAGGAAGATACCGTTCGGGTAAAAGTGGATCATCGGGATGGATTCGCTGGAGACCGGGTAGATATTGAGATACCGGTCCGGGTAATTTTCCGTGATCGCACCCATACTGTTCCGGTACATCCGGCAATACCCGTTCTGTCCTTCCTGCATATCGCAGGCCCGTTCACAATAGCCGCATCTCATGATTGATTCCCTTCCCTGTCTTCGGGTACGGTCACGAAATTTTGTCGGAATCGCCGGCAAAGGGATTCCCTCAACCCTACGTTTGATAATTATTATTTGTTAACTTTACTGAAAAGTTTAACTTATACTGGGAAAACCCTCAAAACCCACGCAATATAATAAAAAACAGGGCGGCACAAAACGCAGAAATTACCGCTGCCGGGTGAGGGTCTTCTCCGCAGATTTTCCAAAGAAATGATACCCTGATCCGCCCTCGGCTATCGTATCGAGCAGCCGGTCCGGATCGGTAACAACATCTCCTCCCAGCACCGTGACACCGCGCCGGAAGAATGCGGCGGGGAGCATACTCGCGGTCGGTCCCACGACAACGATCTCTGCACCGGGCCGTGCCGAGGCAAGAAGGGGTTCGAGCGTGTTGTTCAGAAGGGTTGTGCCGGTAATGACAAGCATGTCGGCCCTGCGGATCTCTGCATCTGCTTTCCCTGGTGGGATGGCAAACGGCAATTCATCGGGTTTGAGGGTACGCAGATCGAGTTCGAGAATCCCAAACGGTTTTCCCCGGACTTTCAGGCGCTTAATAATCGGTACAAGCGCTCCGACAACCACCACATATCCCATTTCCGGCAGAAGGAGAGTTTCGAGTGCATCTTTCCCTGCATCGGTCACGCAAGCATCATCAGGCCGGCGTTTCCTGCAGGACTCCGCGAGGGCATTGATGACAGCAACGCCAACCGCTTTTTTCAGGGGCGGGGCCCCGGCCAGATCCCGGATAAAATCCGCGGCGGGTTTCCCGGTAAATTTTCCCGGGTACGGCATTGCCCGGGCAGAGCTCGGGCAGCAGACAGCATCCGGGATCTCCTTTATGGGAGTAAAGCAGATCCCACCGGAGCCGTCGCTAAGTTTGATGCCGGTAAAGAAGATCCCGATGACAACCCGTTCGATTGTGATCGTTTCAAAATTGCTGCCGAGAATATCCCGGATCTCCGTAAGGGTCTCCTCCAAGATCGAACCGGGCCGGGAAAAGAGGGTGGAATCAGTAACGGGCATCATGGTAACCGGGTTTACCCTTTACCGGTACCGGGGCTTCGGCACCGGCTCGCGGGAGGCTTTTTTGATCTCCTCTTTGATCTGCCGGTGGCGTGCCTCCTGGGTTTTGAGATGGCCCTCAAGGTTTTTTAGTGCCTGGAGGATGTTGTCACTGACCGGGACAGGCGGTTTGTCGGGCTTGTAGGTATTTTCAAGGATTGTAAGGAAGCGCCGGTTGACTTCAATGCTCTTTGCGAGCCGGGCATATTCGCTGATAACCTCGCCATCAATCCCGCACCGACGGGCCCTTTCCACATCCGAAAGGATGGCCTGCCGGCGGCGGAGCACATGTTCGATCGTATCGTAGAGCTCGAAATTGGTGATCGGCTTGAGAACGTAATCCTCGATAAGGACACTGTACTGCTCTGCCTGTGCCGGGGTAAGCAGTTTTGAGGTGAGCATAAGAACGGGAAGATCCAACGTGGCCGGATCTTCCTTGATCTTTTCAAGCGTAGTCCAGCCGTCCATGGGCGTCATCATGACGTCGAGGAGGAGGAGATCCGGCATTGTTGTGGCTAAGAGATCCAGGCATTCCTGGCCACTGTGCGCGACAAGGGGACAGTAACCTCCCTCTTTAAGCATCGTAACAAATACGTCAGCAACATGCCGGGTATCGTCTACCACAAGAATCGTGTACATGTCCACCATCAGTCCGGATTTACCTGTTGTTGCCCGATCCCGGGGCTTTTTGACCGGGAGGAGTTCACCGGGTAGTTCGGGGTATCGGTGAGCCGGTATCCGCCCGGGGGAACTGTAATCTCAAACCGGGCGCCCCGGCCCGGTTCGCCGGTCTCCTGGATGGAAATATTTGTGATCGAAAGGATCTCCCGGCACAAAAAGAGACCAAGCCCGGTGTTCTTCCCAAACCCTTTCTCAAAAATCTTACTTTTCTCCTCACTGGGGATCCCGACACCATTATCCTCCCAGGAAAGGACCAGCCGGTCGTCATTGTGGCGGGACGAGACCCGGATCTCCGTTACGGTCTGGCCGTGCCGGATTGAATTATCCAAAAGGTTGAAGAAGACTTTTTCAAGAAGCGGATCCGCATAGAGTTCGACATCGGCAAGATCTACGGTTAGCACAATTGTTTCGGGGATCTGGAGATGCCGGATGAGCGTACTCACCTCCAGCCATTTCGGTTCGGCGATCCCGAAATTCTGGTACATCTGGGTATCTGAGATCAGGTGCTGGATCGCAGTCGTGATGTCTTCGAGCTTGGTGAAATAATAGGAAAGCGCAGGGTTCTGGAACTTCATGCGCAGGATTGTAACGTACCCGAGCAGGGCCGAGACATTATTGAGGATATCGTGCCGGGTGATACTTGCCATCAGGTTGAGCTGGTGGTTTGCCTGTAAGAGCGCAGTCTCCGCCTTTTTATGTTCCGTGATATCGTAAAAGATCGTGGCAAACCGGTCCTTTCCCGGAGAACACACCGATACACGGAAATGTTTCTGGAGTTCCGGGAAATACCGCTCGAACGTTTCCGTTTTGCCGGTAGCTGCTACCCGGGCGTAGATGTCCAGGTGCGGGGGCTCCGGGGTGTTGTAGGCTTCGCGGCTGGTCTTCCCGATTACGGACGAACGGCTGGCGCCAAGTGTGCGCCAGACCGCATCATTTGCCTTAA
Proteins encoded in this window:
- a CDS encoding DUF5658 family protein — protein: MAEDLIQADIGLFPRNVGPGTGVFTWIILLSLVLADLFLLDILTTQLILHMGGMELNPVMTGIVTTPALHILLKIGIVLCIIPVALNAEARIKGSGMALYAALIVMYTIVVLNNTSVLIPHILGYLAG
- a CDS encoding DUF364 domain-containing protein — translated: MMPVTDSTLFSRPGSILEETLTEIRDILGSNFETITIERVVIGIFFTGIKLSDGSGGICFTPIKEIPDAVCCPSSARAMPYPGKFTGKPAADFIRDLAGAPPLKKAVGVAVINALAESCRKRRPDDACVTDAGKDALETLLLPEMGYVVVVGALVPIIKRLKVRGKPFGILELDLRTLKPDELPFAIPPGKADAEIRRADMLVITGTTLLNNTLEPLLASARPGAEIVVVGPTASMLPAAFFRRGVTVLGGDVVTDPDRLLDTIAEGGSGYHFFGKSAEKTLTRQR
- a CDS encoding class I SAM-dependent methyltransferase; this encodes MPKSIKPERLFTSPLSGSSPFPRDPFFWREQWRQLKLAHCAVPVYGNARQFWANKEMINAVYMKGRKKHDRDDETRAAALSVPKGARVLDIGTGPGTYAVPLAARGCRVTAVEPSPVMREALAENMRERNAEDIRVIPKRWEDITVQELGEPFDVVIASYSLTMMDIGKALAKMVECCAGTIHLFWFMTPPAWVQVNRDLWPLLHGGEFPGEPTADWLWQVLCEMGIYANLEVETKFPPSVYASVDDAVAEFSGRLKCSTTAHEETVRNYFQSVLREEGDGFVLGGETLGAHIWWTQGQSAVKSTNIRGSGSRKSRNTP
- a CDS encoding KaiC domain-containing protein, with translation MNSDRVKMGIPGLDEMLGGGLLAGNICAVIGTYGTGKTTFSLNFIWDGLKRGERAIYISLEEREDRLLQYMKQKGWDVEPYLNKSLFIIKLDPTDFNLANNRIKNELPNLISEVKASRVVIDPISLFEDLFSSDAERRREMFRFIDGLREKNCTMMMTSETNSDNVFSSRHGLIEYLADTVILLRYVRSSDLTDVYLALEVVKMRMSSHSREIKPYAIEQTQVTVFSEANVF
- a CDS encoding FmdE family protein, whose amino-acid sequence is MSDYDILFNKAKEFHGHVCPGIVLGTRLTLAGLREVGINPHEPIHNLIVFMEIDRCGTDAVQAITGCSLGHRSLKHKDFGKFAATFVNTTTGKTIRVSVHEKNRAEHDKIDRKELITVLSCIPEEEILKIEQVRLAIPREDLPGLPVGNAVCSVCGEQISDNRQIVRDGAVFCRNCAGESYYTVIPRKSA
- a CDS encoding response regulator, which gives rise to MYTILVVDDTRHVADVFVTMLKEGGYCPLVAHSGQECLDLLATTMPDLLLLDVMMTPMDGWTTLEKIKEDPATLDLPVLMLTSKLLTPAQAEQYSVLIEDYVLKPITNFELYDTIEHVLRRRQAILSDVERARRCGIDGEVISEYARLAKSIEVNRRFLTILENTYKPDKPPVPVSDNILQALKNLEGHLKTQEARHRQIKEEIKKASREPVPKPRYR
- a CDS encoding class I SAM-dependent methyltransferase; this encodes MIPDLVLPTCSAVTQERTYWRDRWKAQRLALLESRKSEDNSFWNDKKGIKKHFIGDLNEWREQAETRINGMGIKNGSRVLEIGAGTGVLSVPLAARGCEVIAVEPSPLMGEALTEYQRGQKTREITLIPKRWEDVTREDLGEPYDAVIASYSLMVADIGEAVLKMQHACRGTTHIFWFLTQPLWAQVNAGVWKEIHGTAFYGEPTADCLWQVLYEMGIYAHLSVEGGCNPAYYPSIEEAVTEFHDRMNCTTAEQDAILRTYFARTLAKSEKGYFLNGRALGAHIWWAAVDQ
- a CDS encoding radical SAM protein; protein product: MRCGYCERACDMQEGQNGYCRMYRNSMGAITENYPDRYLNIYPVSSESIPMIHFYPNGIFLLISTMGCNFACDGCISEFQTTRPGTLQEVLVPHPPEEILSIAREYSCRGITFCLNEPAVSFPTFLRVAKAAKSAGLLVGCSSNGYMTPETLQSLLPYLDFVNIGLKGSSDERYRECGAVSSAPVYRNLKILYDNGISVEVSVMYLNGREQEVTGAAERVRAISPSIPFQVMRFMATHPDLEPIAPTRAQGEALCTTLRNYLDHVYLFNTPATTELDTRCPVCGKILIHRVFFGPMAARVLSCHPDGICSCGYRFPCTGTIDPIFEGEVQVLGGYRSIMGARVASGILATLGVTDEKVIDRVSNTLITNGYLTDFSTHTGSIDAYLDMVRYLATLVHREERADRLARYILDVRDEVQEKAPVTGKPRVYAVLSHPLFPLYAAKPVNQLIEIAGGRSLNRELGFTESKNPEYSVEEINRLDPEVILVSGHFAPPVSDFITTCRDLGIHCRALDTNRVYMLNSSHADGTISWALGLMDVANCLHPAQFRYSLAGEQERYEREMEGTLS
- a CDS encoding RAD55 family ATPase, which gives rise to MQESQETRMPTGIASLDPILDGGVPPGTLTLLFGDIGAGHYEFAYSSTVNSLAEMHRVPGAGILYPKKILYITFTRLEADIRREIVQSFPTGSVPGGMEGIAFEDLSDLYFDRSIVPDSWYSRSDTLTRLQKRSEHANIFMRLTEIFAAAEPETMIILDSITDIATQTNLPNLWADLTGFLRGLQRFAKTKRLAIYLLLSRGIIEQAKEIELADIADAVFLFRWEESTGSRRQRVMYFEKFRGVMPHLEEQDLVKFAVRISTTGGFEVSNIRMVI